The Panicum virgatum strain AP13 chromosome 5K, P.virgatum_v5, whole genome shotgun sequence genome has a window encoding:
- the LOC120708949 gene encoding polygalacturonase-like: MAMAKKLLGLLAHLHATVLFLPVDPAAGAMYNVLRYGARPDGAADAAGPFLRAWADACLSTRPATVLVPPGRYLVSSATFAGPCRSRAAVTFAVAGTVVAPAGAGGRGSSGRWITFENVDGLVVSGGTLDGRGRALWECRRRGQSSCPTPASSLTIANSRDVVVAGVRSVDSELFHLVVLQCHGVTVRGVTVEAPADSPNTDGIHLHMSSHVSVYDARISTGDDCISIGPGNSNLWIERVACGPGHGISIGSLGKQEGMAVEAVQNVTVKTTWFTGTTNGLRIKTWGGSKRGFVRGVTFADATMSGVDNPIIIDQRYCPTTGGAGCPGGSSSISISDVRYVGVRGSSATPVAVSFDCSRSNPCSGIRLQDVALTYRGRPAATSYCRNARGSTLGLVMPPSCL; the protein is encoded by the exons ATGGCCATGGCCAAGAAGCTCCTGGGCTTGCTCGCGCACCTCCACGCCACTGTCCTGTTCCTGCCGGTggacccggcggccggcgcaatGTACAACGTGCTGCGCTACGGCGCCCGCCCCGACGGCGCGGCAGACGCGGCGGGCCCGTTCCTCCGCGCGTGGGCCGACGCGTGCCTCTCGACGCGCCCGGCCACCGTGCTCGTGCCGCCCGGCCGGTACCTGGTGTCGAGCGCCACGTTCGCCGGCCCGtgccgcagccgcgccgccgtgacgttcgccgtcgccggcacGGTCGTCGCccccgcgggcgccggcgggcgcggctcGTCGGGGCGGTGGATCACGTTCGAGAACGTGGACGGCCTTGTCGTCTCCGGCGGCACCCTCGACGGCCGCGGCCGGGCGCTCTGGGAGTGCAGGCGGCGCGGGCAGAGCAGCTGTCCGACCCCGGCGTCG TCGCTGACGATCGCGAACTCGAGGGATGTGGTGGTGGCCGGGGTGCGGTCGGTGGACAGCGAGCTGTTCCACCTGGTGGTGCTGCAGTGCCACGGCGTGACGGTGCGCGGGGTGAcggtggaggcgccggcggACAGCCCCAACACCGACGGCATCCACCTCCACATGTCCAGCCACGTCTCCGTGTACGACGCCAGGATCAGCACCGGCGACGACTGCATCTCCATCGGCCCGGGGAACTCCAACCTCTGGATCGAGCGCGTCGCCTGCGGCCCCGGCCACGGCATCAG CATCGGGAGCCTGGGCAAGCAGGAAGGCAtggcggtggaggcggtgcAGAACGTGACGGTGAAGACGACGTGGTTCACCGGCACGACGAACGGGCTGCGGATCAAGACGTGGGGCGGCTCCAAGCGCGGCTTCGTCAGGGGGGTCACCTTCGCGGACGCCACCATGTCCGGCGTCGACAACCCCATCATCATCGACCAGCGCTACTGCCCCaccaccggcggcgccggctgccccGGGGGGAGCTCCAGCATCAGCATCAGCGACGTCAGGTACGTCGGCGTCCGGGGCTCGTCGGCGACGCCCGTGGCCGTGAGCTTCGACTGCAGCCGGAGCAACCCGTGCAGCGGCATCCGCCTGCAGGACGTGGCGCTGACGTACCggggccgccccgccgc cacatCCTACTGCCGGAACGCGCGGGGGAGCACGCTCGGCCTCGTGATGCCGCCGAGCTGCCTCTGA